The following are encoded in a window of Esox lucius isolate fEsoLuc1 chromosome 14, fEsoLuc1.pri, whole genome shotgun sequence genomic DNA:
- the LOC105005611 gene encoding toll-like receptor 6 isoform X5, protein MGTFEGLPRLRTIKAGNNPFSCSCDSYWFVTALNKSLLPDWPLDYTCSVPPILAGMPLADYKPGKLSCELWLQAAIALSITFVITTALGFTFYACDGVWYTKMLWVWILVKRRGKKKTDKLRDVSFHYHAFISYSQYDSSWVESMLVSTLERAGLSLCIHERDFVPGEWIIDNIINCAEASYKTIFVLSNNFVQSDWCNYELFFAQHRAVRYGIIHSLIATDCVSVSEIMCPFVPLVSIQEDSLVFLLLEPIPPDSLPKKFLNLRGVLRQQTYLQWPGAGAGEEMKRQVFWSSLKAMLRVADRSMVLKDLAVDISETLSLMADQS, encoded by the coding sequence ATGGGGACATTTGAGGGTCTTCCTCGCCTACGAACAATCAAGGCAGGAAACAACCCATTCAGCTGCTCCTGCGACTCGTATTGGTTTGTGACGGCTCTGAATAAATCCCTGCTTCCTGATTGGCCATTGGACTACACATGTAGCGTGCCACCGATCCTCGCTGGCATGCCATTGGCTGACTATAAGCCAGGAAAGCTGTCTTGTGAGTTGTGGCTCCAAGCTGCTATAGCACTGTCCATTACTTTTGTCATCACCACGGCTTTGGGCTTCACCTTCTACGCCTGTGACGGTGTCTGGTACACTAAGATGCTGTGGGTGTGGATATTggtaaagaggagagggaagaagaaGACAGATAAGCTACGAGACGTGTCTTTCCACTATCATGCCTTCATCTCCTACAGCCAATATGACTCTAGCTGGGTTGAAAGCATGCTGGTTTCGACATTAGAGCGCgccggtctgtctctctgcataCACGAGCGGGACTTTGTCCCTGGCGAGTGGATCATTGACAATATCATCAACTGTGCTGAAGCCAGCTACAAGACCATCTTCGTGCTCTCCAATAACTTTGTTCAGAGTGACTGGTGCAACTACGAGCTCTTCTTCGCCCAGCACAGAGCCGTCAGGTATGGAATTATTCACAGTTTAATAGctactgactgtgtgtctgtctctgaaaTAATGTGTCCGTTTGTCCCTCTTGTTAGTATTCAGGAAGACTCCTTGGTATTTCTCCTCTTGGAGCCCATCCCTCCAGACTCTCTTCCTAAGAAGTTCCTAAACCTGCGAGGTGTGTTGAGGCAGCAGACCTACCTTCAGTGGCCTGGGGCTGGGGCTGGtgaagaaatgaagagacagGTGTTCTGGAGCAGTCTGAAAGCAATGCTGAGAGTTGCAGACAGGAGCATGGTACTGAAAGATTTAGCTGTAGACATCTCTGAGACATTATCACTGATGGCAGATCAGAGCTAA